The genome window GTAAAAATGGCGCTGCCAGACTCCTATTGGCCTAACCTTTAACCCCACCGGTCTTACTGTAACTCTGCTTCTGTTGAGCCGTTGCATTCGTCAGAGCATTTACTACACATgtttatgcaaacacacacacacacacagccctttcACAACACAGGCTACCTTGTTGGAGCTGGCAGAGGCTTCTGAGAGCTGCAGGACAGTGGGGACGGGAGAGGAAGCCTATGGGACTGAGTATTGTTGTGAAACAGAGAACAGAGTTGCTGGTTGGGTGTTCAGTGTTCACTGGCCTACATTTCATAGTGTTGGGAAGTGAGTTTGTGCCAAGTGGCTTTTCCCCGCAACGACCGGTTCTGAACTGAGCCACaggtggtcctgtgtgtgtgtgcgtgtgtgtgtgtgtgtatgtgtgtgtgtgtgtgagagagagagagagagagagagagagagagagagagagcgaaagagagagcgaaagagagagcgaaagagagagcgaaagagagagtgaacagTGAgagccagggagtcaggtgcgGCCAGCACGTGCATCTACTACTAACACCCCAGAAAGTATTTTTCTAACATTCAACAATGTTTTGCTAACATTAAGCAAACCCTCAGTGTCTGTGTAAGAGCAAGATTCTGTACATCGGGGGTGCTGGAAGCAGAGAGGGGTCAGTCTCAAAACAAGAAGGGTATTCTCAATCCTTAACTCCTTGGATTGACATAACACACACGGCTGCTCAATCAAATGCCGTGTCTAGATTCCAGAATGAATGTTTCTATTATCATAATTATTGTCTCTGTAAAATCTTTCAGAGACTTGAGAGGGTTGGTTGATAAACGCTGAGATGGGACCAGTTTACTGTGCAGACCAAAGATTATATTGATGAAGTTGGTGTAGGATGCATGCTATGTGCACAGGGTTGGAGacggtgttctgtgtgtgtgtgtgtgtgtgtgtgtgtgtgtgtgtgtgtgtgtgtgtgtgtgtgtgcgtgtgtgtgtgtatgtgaggggagCTCAGAGCTGGAGGTCAACATGTCCAGCCAGAGGACTATTCACAATACCTCACTGGATTATTGGATCACAATCACATGCTGCCCCACATTAtagaataaacacacaaacattaacccaaacaatcacacacattcagttcAGAAAATACAACTGCACACATACATTCATATGCACAGATAGACTTTCACATGGTACTTCACAGTACTAgacaaaacaagcacacacaaacacacgtactgtacatacaaatatatacacacatatgtaaactgtactgtacatgctcGACCTAACAGAACACAAACTCTTCAATCCATGTATAGCGTCTCAGAGGAGAAACAACTCAGATCATTGTATCAGATCACGACTCAGCAATAGTTTAATTGGATTATttcactgttgttgttttggattAGAATAACAATGACGTCACTCCTTAAATATTTCCACAGTCACGCTTTAGCTATAGCTACAGTAAGtggaagtgtgtgcatgtgtgtctgtgtgccctcTGATTTCCTCTTGCGTAATCatcgagacacacacaggctcctaGTGACACTCCAACTGCAGTAtgaatgaggggagaggagaggggatggggttaAAATGAGGGCATTGTGGTTCTGTGAGAGAGGTAAAAAGAGGTGGAAGTCTCTCTATTGCTATAAAAAGGAAGCTTTTTAAGTGAGCAGTGGAGTAGCAAGCTCTAAATTGGCTGAAGAAAAGAAACCCTTGTCCTGTCAGTCAGTGTGTTGTTGTATGAGCCGGTAGGACAGCATGTTACGTTGTTTATTCACGGGGAAAGTCATTGCgatttttgttgatttttgaATCATTGACTGAACAGCCAATAAGGCTTTAACTTTGAGGAAAACATTAGCGAGCATGACAAGCTCTTTTCTAGGGCTGGATTTTGCCAGTGAAtagtttaaatgtgtgtgtgtggtgtgtgtgtggtgtgtgtcctacATGTTTACTAAAGTCTCAGCCTTCCGGGTAGCTTCCTAAAGTTCACTTGCACCTGTGGAaggttcaagttcaagtcacAATTTTCACCTCATCTGATGTTCCACTGTGTCGCCCAAGAAAGCATCGAGCATTTTTGAATGCTGTGCATGATAAATATTTGACAGTTCAACACTAGTACAATCAGGTAACTTTTTATGCCAGGCCACCCACCGGAAATtgacctgctcccccccccccttattatTGAATTATTTTTCAACAATGCACGTTTTTCTAATGTTCCGCtgcattcgtttggcatctgctATGGCATATTacagtttgagaaccactgacatTGAAAGTGTATGACTGGGTGTTTTTAaccatctctctttcattctcttattctctctctccttcttgaaGGCTGAGTTTTCTCAGAATACCCAGGTTGCTTGAGACATCTCCCCATCTCATCATGCCAAccgcctctgacctctctgttacCAACGACAACAACATTGCCCTTAGAGACAGGCGGGTCTGGAAGGCCTTGCTGCATAAAGGACCCACGCCAGGGTGGCCTAGCCTGGTGCCTGACCAAAACCACCTCACCACAGGGGAAGGACTACGTAGGCCGAGGGCGTTGAGAGGTCGTCGCCATACCAACGGCGGGGGGAGAGGCCATGCCCAGCTGATGCGGGTAGGGTGTGTCTTAGGCACTTGTCAAGTTCAAAACCTCAGCCATCGCCTGTACCAGCTGATTGGACAAAGTGGGAGAGAAGACTCCTCCCCTATTAACCCCCGTAGTCCTCACAGCTACGGATGAAATCATCCCCCCTAAAAACACGAGAGACAATAATGATATCAACAACCTTCATAATCGCATAGGCGGACATGCAGGTAAATATTTGTCGTAGAAAAAGACACATATTCTGTCGTTAAAGCTAGCCTGATATAGATGATGTCACCTGTGTGTCTagtggctctctgtctccctactGTCTCTGCTGTGAGCCCGGATGTCGTCACGGGACAGCGGTAGGCGTGCTAGTGGGCTTGTtgtgcttcctcctcctgtaccGGAGAGCTGGTTCTTTCCTTGTTGTTTTCGAGGGTCTTTGACCCTCAGCCTGCTGAGCTGTAGTTTACTAGAGCTGAACCAGGCGGATCTCTAATCCACTCTGACTCATCCACTCTGTCTGCAGTCTGCACACACTCACGATCACACACAATCATCCAcaaaactgccccccccccgcacacacacacttgcacacactcacaaacacatgcacactaccACAAAGATTTATTTCTCAACATATCATACATTTGCGTTCCCCTTCAACCCTAAACCCTTCCCCTCATACCCCAATGATGACCCCTTACTTTCATCCATTACTCCATTTACTAATCCACACCTTGCCACACACCTATCCAAGCTTGTGCCATAGAAATGTTGACCTTTTTAGGATGCAACCACAGGAAGTTGTTAGTCATTATGTCATAGAGTATGTATTGAGAGCTAGAAGGTCAGATGTTTTTAGGAACATATGAAAGCACTTTAAACATTGTTCTGTTTGGTATGACTTGAATTGTATAGGTTATTTAACTATAAATTTATAAAGGCGTTTTGGTTGTAAATACTGCATTAACTAAACCTTTGTGATACATGTGGTGAAGCTATTTTACAGAGTAAAGGCATTCTTTTCaatcacatactgtatgttcatCTCTTCGTGTGTCGGATTAGTGGCTTTTGTAAATAAAGTTATCTTAAATGTATTGCTTATTATTCAGTTAACAGTTTTGCAATTGACCGTGTTGGTCATTGCATTATTGGAAGGATTCAATGAACAATGAACAAAAGCTAACACTGTTCCCATTTGGAGTAGCTTGTTAAAAAATAAAGATAAATCGTATACCTTTATTTATAAAAACTtgatgtacaaaaacatctcacATTAACACAAGAGTTGCAGTTGAAGTATGACAAGTGGCTCAGCTTACACTTGTCAACTGAGTCAAGTTGACTGTGAccagtgtgcatctgtgtgcatGGGACAAACATTCCGTTATATTTCCCATCGAACTAACAGAGTAGCCTTTACAAAACAGTGTCCTGTGTATACCTTTCGAATTAAACTGCTGTGTTtgatacagtaggcctacacctaCCTAATCCTCCCAGAAGCGCCCAAAGGGTTTtacagtgtttatatatatatatgctggAAGTGTGTTTATGAGTATAAATGTGTGggttcagtgtttgtgtgtatgattaTAACATGAAGTCAAGTTAGGTTAAGTCTTGGGCCAGCCAGGTTAGTAATGTGCACTCTCCACAGATAACACGACACACAACTGTATAACATACAGAATGGCGACCTCAGCTGGCCAGCagcctacagtacagtgtgtgccACAGACAACCCTTCTGaagctaaagtgtgtgtgtgtgtgtgtgtgtgtgtgtgtgtgtgtgtgtgtgtgtgtgtgtgtgtgtgtgtgtgtgtgtgtgtgtgtgtgtgtgtgtgtgtgtgattgttttgccagtctgtgtttgtaagaatgtgtttgtccttgtgtgtgcgtgtactttcCTGTTCATCCTTAAACTCAATAACCTACAGACTTTCAAACATCCCCCTTTACACAACCAATCCCCCGTACCAGCTGGAACCAGACCAGTAGATTTCAGTTAAACACTCACTGGTCCcacaggaaaaacacacacaggtgatcCAGTCAGGTAACCCCATTTGTTGGGGGCGTGAGTTGGGAGTTAAagtgtgaccatgtgtgtgtatgttttcattTTCTGTACAACCTGTGCAGAAAGGTTAGCCTTCCTGCTGGACTGACAGATATATAGAGGAGTTTGACAACAGTCCAGCTAAAAAGAgcttcctctcacacacatcctcatctcCTGGGACTACTCTTCTACTCAACATGAGGGTTGTTAACCTTGTACGTAAGCCAGAAGAATACTGTGTTGGATACTGTGTTTCTTTTGGATAAGGATTTTGCCATAGGAAGGTCTTTGACATGGGCTAGCACTAGACTATAAGATGACACATGCTCTCAGATGCTTCAATACATCATGCAACAACATTCAGCAACATATTATGCTTGATGTTAATTGTATGCATGTCCTCTAGTGTGTTGGTTCAGGCCTGCCTATTACAGGACAATGGAACCAACTAGTTAGCTTTGTATtggtatatatttatttttgcagCCATATTTTCCAGCTACTTACAATTGAAGATGAATTACAGTTTTGTGGTTTTATTAAGCCTATGCCAAACCTCACTATCAGACGTTTCAGTGGATTTAAAGGAATCGATCAATATTCAACATGAAACAGGGTTATAGGACTGAGAGTTTTCAAAACGGCGTGCATGTTTTCTTGCAAAACAGATGTCtcatttgtgtctgtctgtttggccGTCTAATGTctgtataatttacatttagtcatttagtagggtgaagtgccttgcccaaggacacaacgtcatttggtcaaatcgaaccgacaaccttctgagtaacagcccgattccctaaccgctcagccatctgactcccgataTCATAATCATATATAATGTATACATCAGCCTGTTTGTCTATGTGTTCCAAGGGCCCAGACCCGTCTCTGGCATATCGACCAAACCTGGAGACTGACTCTAAAGACCAGGCTGAGTACAGGAACTTTGAGGTGAACGTCAGCTCGTCTTCCAACAGGTTGTGAAGGGGGTCTTAAGGGTTTGTTGTGGGTACTTTGTGtgcacaacagtgtgtgtgtatgtgtgtgtgacagagcggGAGTCTGATCGATCGTGTGTTCAACACGTACAAGCTGATGCACACCAACCAGACCCTGGACTTTGTCAAACAAAAGGTTTGTGTGCTGGGAGAACATGGCAAAGAAAAAACACTTcagcctttttctctctctgttcttctcgGAAAAGTTCATTTAGTAATGTTTCACAGAAGTCAGAACAGAAATGTTCTGTTTAGTTTTCGAAAGCAGATACGCAATGTGCGGCAGAAAATGACAGCTGAATACGCCCACCTGTAATACTACCatggccctccctctcctccgcctctgcAGCACTCTGATTGGTCCAACTGTGGACATGCCCAGATGGGGGTGATGGAGGCCATCATGTCTCTGGACCAGCTGGTAGATGAATCTGATCCTGATGTGGACTTTCCCAACTCCTTCCATGCCTTCCAGACTGCTGAGGGCATACGCAAAGAACACCCAGACAAAGGTAAACGTGCACAacctccaacacacaaacacactagtctaacacatcccctcccctcccctagacTGGTTCCAGTTGGTGGGTCTGATCCATGACATCGGGAAGATAATGGCACTGTGGGGGGAACCCCAGGTGAGAGGTGAAACACATGGACTTACTTAGCCAGGCTAGGCCATGATAGGCTAAACTAGGCTAGGCTAAGATAGGCCATGCTAGGCTAACTGTGACGCTGTATTGCAGTGGGCTGTAGTCGGGGACACATTCCCAGTGGGCTGCAGGTTTCAAAACGGCATCGTCTTCAGAGACAAAACCTTCCTGGACAACCCAGACGAGGAAAACCACGCTTACAAGTACAATAATGTCTCTCTTCAAACATCCCATCAAATTGGTTCAAGCTGTGGCCCTTTGATTCAGGGTCttcttccttctgtctctctctagtacTGAGTGTGGGATCTACAATTCCAACTGTGGGCTGGACAATGTGCTGATGTCCTGGGGCCATGATGGTGAGTATCTACACAGCAGATACAGTACCCTCTGACCTCAAAACGAGAAGGATACTCCTAACGTATCTTGTTTTGTTACAGAGTATCTCTACAGAGTCATGAAGTTCAACAAGTGTACCATtccagaggaggtgagggagtgaatgaccgagtgtgtgtgtgtgtgtgggtgtgtgtgtgtgtgggtgtgtgtgtgtgtgtgtgtgtgtgtgtgtaaatctccCAAATTGCTTCTCCACCTggttccaccctctcccccagggtCTCTATATGATCCGCTTCCATTCCTTCTACCCCTGGCATTCCCATGGCGACTACATGCACCTGTGCAATGACAAAGACCTACGTATGCTGCCCTGGGTCAGAGAGTTCAAGTAGGTCCCTctaacacacatgctctctaaaTGGTTTGTTGCCGTTGTCTCTGATCTGACCTTTGTTCTGTGCCCTCTGCAGTAAGTTTGACCTCTACACTAAAAGCACAGAGCTGCCTGATGTTGAAAACCTCAAGCCTTACTACCAGTCTCTCATCAACAAGTACTGCCCTGGTGTTCTGCGGTGGTAACTGAAACACATGCTCTAAAGCATCTTCCCTGTGTAAAATGCCTATATTGTTCATACaattcagattaattaaacaattaaacaataaacaattaaacaataaaaagtaaaagtaTGTGTCCATTTTTGCTTTATTATAAATGACACAAAGAAGCGTTTAAAAGATGTACAtttttttgtacagttttgCGATGTAATATTTTGCAACACTGACAAaaatatacttattttttgGTGGAAATGGGGAAATAGTGCAGTTTGTTAAAATACTTACACTATCTTAGAGGTATAGCAAACATTTAACTcacacaagacaaacaaacaaataaaaaaaacatggacCTATACCAAAAGGTATGTTCTCTTGATTGTCATGTTCAAAAAGAACATGATATATTTTACATGTGACACTTTCTATCATATTTTCTCTTCCATTGTCTGAATCTTACCACAGAAATGCCCCTATAATCATGACAAACCGAGATTGACATTATCAACCATGACAACATGATCACACGACGTACATAATCACCAAACATCATCTTGGCACAACTGTAACCAGTGGAGACAAGCAGAAACAGTTAGAAAATGGCTAGTAAGCTATCTGTAGGCCATACAGTCTGAAGGGTAGAGTATGCAGAATATTTAATAACTCACAGGCAGGTGTGACATGCGtgacaaatgttttattttctcaGACTGAAAACAGGAAAAATACAATCTGTTTTCTAGTCAGAGAAAATAAGACAAACAGGTCATTTGGACAGATAGCCTTCAACTAACTGGGGAGTTGCCCTGCctctcatttctcctcctcacacTTATTCATTCTCTTTCGTAGCATTTCCATGTCATCCTTTTCGCtcgcctccccctcttcttcctcatcttcatcctccacctcctcctccatctgcttGTCTTCCTCTGCTACactattttttctttttctttcaccaTTCTCTTCCTCCACAGTATCATCTTTcagctccttcccctcctcctccttctcctcctcttggtGATCTTGCTCTTCCTCTAGCGAGGAGTTACCATCATGTATGGTGTACCCACCTCACAACCTGGGCGAGAGGGGCTTCTGGAACATGCCGGGGAGGAGACCTGTCCTGTcaccacacaccatcacaacacacagtcaGGTTACAAGTCCCTACACACCAGAATGAGACCAATACTACCTCAAAACCAGTGGGCACAGCAGAGTTTGTCAGTGCTGCTGATCGTGTTTTCATACATGCTTCTTGTTTACGTTCTGGTGTTTACCTTGAGCCCATGCTGACTGAGCATGCTCTCCAGGAAGGTGTCACCCAGGTGTGGAATAGAACTCCTCTGAgtacaccctcctccacca of Osmerus mordax isolate fOsmMor3 chromosome 4, fOsmMor3.pri, whole genome shotgun sequence contains these proteins:
- the LOC136942223 gene encoding inositol oxygenase-like, whose product is MRVVNLGPDPSLAYRPNLETDSKDQAEYRNFESGSLIDRVFNTYKLMHTNQTLDFVKQKHSDWSNCGHAQMGVMEAIMSLDQLVDESDPDVDFPNSFHAFQTAEGIRKEHPDKDWFQLVGLIHDIGKIMALWGEPQWAVVGDTFPVGCRFQNGIVFRDKTFLDNPDEENHAYNTECGIYNSNCGLDNVLMSWGHDEYLYRVMKFNKCTIPEEGLYMIRFHSFYPWHSHGDYMHLCNDKDLRMLPWVREFNKFDLYTKSTELPDVENLKPYYQSLINKYCPGVLRW